Part of the Microbacterium immunditiarum genome is shown below.
CCCGCCGCGCGCAGCACGTTCGGGTTGACCATGCCGCAGCCGCCCCACTCGATCCACCGAGCGCCGCCCTTGAAGGTCGGGTGCCACAGGTCGAGCTCCGCGGACGGCTCCGTGAAGGGGAAGAAGTTCGCGCGGAACCGGGTCTTCGCCTCGGGGCCGAACAGCACGCGCGCCGCGTGGTCGAGCGTGCCCTTGAGGTGGGCCATCGTGATGCCCTTGTCGACGACGAGCCCCTCGAACTGCGTGAACACGGGCAGGTGCGTCGCGTCGAACTCGTCGGTGCGGTACACACGCCCGGGGCACAGCACATAGATCGGGAGGTCGCGCTCGAGCATCGAGCGCACCTGCACGGGGCTCGTGTGCGTGCGCATCACGAGGTGGCGCGCGATCGGGTCGACGTAGAACGTGTCCTGCTCCTGGCGCGCGGGGTGGTCCTCGTCGAAGTTGAGCGCGTCGAAGTTGAACCACTCGTGCTCGAGCTCGGGGCCTTCCGCGATCTCCCACCCCATGCCGACGAAGATGTCGGCGACTTCTTCTTGAAGAAGGGAGATCGGATGCCGCGCACCCACGCGCGCGCGGCTCGGGAGCGCCGTGATGTCGACGCGCTCCGCCTCGAGGCGGGCGGCCGTCTCGGCCTCGATGACCTCCTGCTCGCGCGTCGCGAATGCCTGGGTCACCCGGCCGCGCGCCTGCCCGACGAGCTTGCCGAACTCGGCCTTCTTCTCGGGCGGGACGTCGCGCAGGCGCGCGCTGAGCTTCGCGAGCGGCGAGCCCTCGCCGGCGTGCGCGGCGCGTGCGGCCTTGAGGGAGGCGGAGTCGGATGCCGCGGCGATCGCGTCGAGCGCGGCCTGGACTGCACTCTCGACCGCCTCAGGGCTGATCTGCGCCGGAGCGGCGACGGAGTTCTCGGGTGCGTGGGACACGAGTACCGAGTCTACCGACGGCGGCGAGTGCGCCTCGCGCGCCCCGCTCTCGCTCAGAGGCCCTGTGCGTCGTACTTGCCCGCGCCCTTCTGCATCGCGATGAGCTCGGTGTCGGTGACCTCCTGCGTCGGCTGGTTCGCGCCCGCGACGCGGGGCGTGCGGGCCGAGCTGCGAAGGCGCCGTTCGACGAGCGTCGCGATCGCGGACAGGATCAGACACAGGCCGATGTAGATCGCACCCACGATGATCGTGGCGGGCACGATCGGCGAGCCGAGCGTCGACTGCGACCCGATGAAGCGCGCGTAGAACAGCAGCTCGGGGTACGTGATGATGAAGCCCAGCGCCGTATCCTTCAGGGTCACGACGAGCTGCGCGATGATCACCGGCAGCATCGCCCGGATCGCCTGGGGAAGGAGGATCAGGCGCATGACGCCCGCCTTGCGCAGTCCGATCGCGTACCCGGCCTCGCTCTGGCCGCGCGGCAGCGACTCGACGCCGGCCCGGATGACCTCGGCGAGCACCGACCCGTTGTACGCGATGAGCGCGATCACGACCGCCCAGTACGGATCCATGCGGATGCCGAGCACAGGCAGGCCGTAGTACAGCAGGAACATGAAGATCAGGACGGGGATCGCGCGCAGCACCTCGACGAGCGATCCGGCCGGCCAGCGCATCCACCGGTGCAGCGAGAGGCGCCCGAGCGCGAGGATGAAGCCGAGCGCGAGAGCGCCGACCGCGGCGACAGCGAACGCGCTCAACGTGCGCAGCGTCGCGAGCCCGATCTGGATCCACACGTTCGTGTAGGTGAAGGCGGCCCACTTCTCGGCGGAGAACTGCCCCGTGACGGCCAGCCGCCAGACGAAGAATCCGATGATCCCGGCGACGACGAGGATCGTGATGACACCGAGGATGCGGTTGCGGACGATCGCCCGCGGGCCGGGGACGTCGTACAGGACCGACGAGCTCATCGCGTCACCTTCCATCGGTTCTCGAGAGCTCGCTGCGCCCACGAGAGCAGCAGCACCAGCACGACGAAGATGAACATGACCCACAGGATCACGAGGAACTGGTTCTCACCCCGCTCGCTCATGTAGCTGCGGATCGAGCCGAGGTTCACGACCGAGAAGCCGGCCGCCACCGTCGTGTTCTTGAGGAGCGCGATGAACACGCTCATCATCGGCGGGATGACCGAGCGGAACGCCTGCGGCATCACGACCTGGCTCATCACCTGCCCGAACGTGAGCCCGAGAGCGCGTGCGGCCTCGGCCTGCCCGACCGGCACGGTGTTGATGCCCGATCGGATCGTCTCGGCGACATAGGTCGCCGTGTAGATGCCGAGGGCGAAGATCGCGAGCGTGAGCGACACCGGCGCGGTGAGCCGTAGCCCGAGCAGCGGCGGCAGTGCGAAGGCGAACGCGAAGAACACGAGCGTGAGCGGAGTGTTGCGGATCGTGTTGACATACGCGGTGCCGACCGCGCGGGCGACGGGGATGGGCGACACGCGCATGGCCCCGACGATCGTGCCGAGGATGAGCGCCAGCAATCCGCCTGCGATGAACAGTATGAGCGTGCCGATCAGGGTCTCCTGCCAGAGATCCAGATTGTCGGTGATGACGCCCACTCGCGCTCCCCTCTCCTTCTCGGTTCAGTCGCCGGTGCGGCGCCTGAGAGACGGGGCGGCCGAGAGGGCCGCCCCGTCCGTTCGGTCAGTCGACGTCGGGCTGCTCGCCCGCGATCCCCGCCGGAGCGAGGTGCTGGTCGAACAGCGCCTGCCACACGTCGCCGCCGTCCGTGAACAGCTGGTTGATGTGGTCCTGCAGAGCGGTGTCACCCTTCGGGATGCCGACGCCGTAGCGCTCCTCACTGAAGGGCTCGCCCGCGATCTTGATCTCGTCGGGGCGCTGCGCGACGTACCCGGCGAGGATCGCCTCGTCGGTCGTGATCGCGTCCACCGATCCGGCGAGCAGCTGCTCGACGCACTGCGAGTACGTGTCGTACTCGACCGTGTCGCCGGGGTTGAACTCGTCGCGGATGCGCTGCAGCGGCGTCGAACCCGTCACCGAGCAGACGATCTTGCCTTCGAGGTCGTCTGGGCCGTTGATGTCCTCGTTGTCGGCCGCGACGAGCAGACCCTGACCCGTGATGAAGTACGGGCCGGCGAAGTCGATCTGCTCCTTGCGCTTGTCGGTGATCGAGTATGTGCCGACGTAGTAGTCGATGTCGCCGTTCACGAGCGCCTGCTCGCGGTTGGCCGACGGGATCGTCTGGTACTCGATCTGGTCC
Proteins encoded:
- a CDS encoding ABC transporter permease subunit, which translates into the protein MGVITDNLDLWQETLIGTLILFIAGGLLALILGTIVGAMRVSPIPVARAVGTAYVNTIRNTPLTLVFFAFAFALPPLLGLRLTAPVSLTLAIFALGIYTATYVAETIRSGINTVPVGQAEAARALGLTFGQVMSQVVMPQAFRSVIPPMMSVFIALLKNTTVAAGFSVVNLGSIRSYMSERGENQFLVILWVMFIFVVLVLLLSWAQRALENRWKVTR
- a CDS encoding amino acid ABC transporter permease produces the protein MSSSVLYDVPGPRAIVRNRILGVITILVVAGIIGFFVWRLAVTGQFSAEKWAAFTYTNVWIQIGLATLRTLSAFAVAAVGALALGFILALGRLSLHRWMRWPAGSLVEVLRAIPVLIFMFLLYYGLPVLGIRMDPYWAVVIALIAYNGSVLAEVIRAGVESLPRGQSEAGYAIGLRKAGVMRLILLPQAIRAMLPVIIAQLVVTLKDTALGFIITYPELLFYARFIGSQSTLGSPIVPATIIVGAIYIGLCLILSAIATLVERRLRSSARTPRVAGANQPTQEVTDTELIAMQKGAGKYDAQGL
- a CDS encoding glutamate ABC transporter substrate-binding protein; protein product: MRKSRIFVGAALAIAALTLTACNTGTPGGTSTDAGGDTGGDEALWEVATDVSLEGSPTFDAMTERGGVVVGVKNDQPGLGYEDATTGERTGFDVDIARWIAASLGFSEDQIEYQTIPSANREQALVNGDIDYYVGTYSITDKRKEQIDFAGPYFITGQGLLVAADNEDINGPDDLEGKIVCSVTGSTPLQRIRDEFNPGDTVEYDTYSQCVEQLLAGSVDAITTDEAILAGYVAQRPDEIKIAGEPFSEERYGVGIPKGDTALQDHINQLFTDGGDVWQALFDQHLAPAGIAGEQPDVD
- the pheS gene encoding phenylalanine--tRNA ligase subunit alpha codes for the protein MSHAPENSVAAPAQISPEAVESAVQAALDAIAAASDSASLKAARAAHAGEGSPLAKLSARLRDVPPEKKAEFGKLVGQARGRVTQAFATREQEVIEAETAARLEAERVDITALPSRARVGARHPISLLQEEVADIFVGMGWEIAEGPELEHEWFNFDALNFDEDHPARQEQDTFYVDPIARHLVMRTHTSPVQVRSMLERDLPIYVLCPGRVYRTDEFDATHLPVFTQFEGLVVDKGITMAHLKGTLDHAARVLFGPEAKTRFRANFFPFTEPSAELDLWHPTFKGGARWIEWGGCGMVNPNVLRAAGIDPEEYSGFAFGMGIERTLMFRSDVQDMRDMAEGDVRFSEQFGMVV